The genomic region tgtccgtgtgtgtcagGCTGACTCCCCCACCCCTGTCTCGGGCAGCAGAGGAACAGATTCAGGCTCAGGCCCCTGCTCTATGTCTCTGGGGCGGCGAAcgggcagagagaagaggagaggagaggagaggagaggagagaacaggggaaAAGCATGGACAaagtagaggagaggaaaggagaggagaggagaggagaggagaggagaggagcagggagaaGAGGAATGATTAGCACATCCGACTCATACTCAGCCTGCTTGTGCTTTGTCTTCGGTCATCAGGGGATATCCTGTGTCCTTTTATTGGATTGTCAGTTTCACACTGCCTCACCGTGCTGATGGTAATGATAATAAAATTGAAATATCCAGGTACTTATCACTGTATTACCTTGCTATCAACACCTAGACGGACTCATTCTTTAGAGGTTATCCGGGGGGAGAGATCTGATACAGAGgcagggaggtgaggagaggagggggagaaagatgggacaaggatgttttttttttttttggtttgtcccGGTACATTTTCAAGGTGCTATTTTATCTGCTAAATAGTGGGCAAGACGGAGTGTAATCTGATTCTTGGGCATCTAGCCAGCCTTGAGTGGTGTAGTTTTACACATTTCGAACAGGCAGGAGAGGCCAAACACATCTCTGTCATGTGTGAGATAATCTAAAGCTCATTTCCGATCGTGTCcactgtgaggctgtgtgtgctgtgtgaatgCAGAGGTTAGGTTAGAGGTTTTGATGTTCATGCTGTAACATTGAAAAAATATCTATATTTTAATACCCCTGGAGTCGCCTTGATGCTAGTCTGTATGGACTtttaaacattgtgtgtgtgtgtgtgtgtgtgtgtgtgtgtgtgtgtgtgagagagagagacagagtgagaaagactctGGCTGAATCAGTTTGAGCATTTGCATAGATGTGATGCAGTGGCGAAAAAtagctcagtgttttttttggcaTTGCTCACTCTGGAGGCAGTCTTTCTAATACTGGTAATATTGATTCTGGTAATATTTATGGGTGTTGATGATACAACGTTTTTATGATTTAtaagtgtattttttttacagtctttttgtgatttataagggagtatatcttttttttaacctaGTGTGTAATGTTACATATCCGTAATCAAGCCATGGTTATTAGGATTaggtcaaataaacacacacactcacacacacaccttgaaacTGTCATCGCTACGATTCATTATTAAATCTACTCACCCTCTGCTCCAATCGGTCCATCTAACCCTCCAGAGGACCCTATATCCCTTCAGGGGTCAAGAGGTGAAGTGTGGCTAATTTATTCATTCAGTCAAATTTCCTGTGCAGATGGCGGCCCGATATGATATCGCCACACGAATCCCATCGGGGAGtgagggcgggcgggcgggcgggcgggcgggcgggttGGGTGAGGGCCGGAGCACTCACATGAGCAGGGGGAGCCGGGCTCTTATCTGATCGCCAGAGCTGGCTTTATCTGTCACAGACGCCGTTCCGCTTCGGCGACACAGAGATGCAGAAATAAGAAGCTTATGTGCGATCAAAACCAGAGATCTGCTGGAGGAAAAGTTTCAACTTCttggggaggaagaagagggaaaatgaatgttatacacacacatactcatgtacacatacacacacagagagagtttgtgtgtgtctctctctctcccatacacacggGCACTAGAGGAGGCACTTCAGAGGCACTCTGAGTTTCTAGGgatgtgtatgtagtgtgtttatgtgtgtgggttctgactcttgttcttctcctcttttcataGGAAGAGGAACTTCAGGATGACTTCTCAGTGAGACCCACGACCCGAGTTTCTCTGCGCAGACCCGTCCCCCTCTCGACCCAGCACCAGACTCTCTGCTGCGCCGCCATTCACCCGACCCGCCACCACAAACCTCAAGCTGTCTaccttcctcccctcctgctTCGTGcgcacaccccctcccccgcgcCCTCTCCCAGACTCCATCATGGACCTCCACCGAGCGGCCTTCAAGATGGAGACCTCCTCCTACATGCCCAACCCGCTCGCGTCGCCGGCGCTCATGGTGCTGGCGTCCACCGCCGAGGCCAGCCGCGACGCCTCCATACCGTGCCAGCAGCGTCCGTTCGGCGTGTCCGTGGACAAGGACGTGCACATGCCCTTTAACAATGGCTCGTACACCTTCGCGTCCATGTACCACAGGCAGGGCGGCGTGCCGCCGGGCTTCCCCAACCGGGACTTCCCGCCTTCGCTGTTGCACCTGCACCACCAGTTCGCCCCCCCCAACCTGGACTGCTCGCCCATAAGCATGCTCAACCACAGCGGTGTGGGTGCCTTCCGGCCCTTCGCCTCGCCGTCGGACGATCGCGAGGCCGTCGCCGCGGCCGCAGGGGGCTACCAGTCGGCCTTCACCCCGGCCAAGCGCTTGAAAGGCTGCCTGGAGGCGGACGCCTCGCCCCACCTGCGCTACTCCGACGCGGAGGGGAAAGAGTACGACTTTGGCGGGGCGCACATCCCCTCGGGCTCCCCCAGCGGGCTCAAGGCCGTGGAGGACGCCGGCAAAAAGATTTTCGCCGTGTCAGGCCTTCTGTCCGATCGCGAGACCTCGTCCAGCCCTGAAGACCGCATAGACCGCTGTGAGTACCCATTTTTatgtctgtacacacatgccACATATGACAAGTGTCTTGCACATATATGCAAACAATTCACATGTTTAAGAACAATGGACCGGCCATTTAGTAGATCTGGTCTTGGTCTGGCCCTGACTTGCTACAGGTAAACGGCTACCAGAGTTGAAGCTCAAAGAGAAATAAACTTGATCCACATGTCCAaaaatagtatttttttttctttttttaaagattaagttaataaacaaacaaagaaaataatgacACATGtaccacatacaaacaaattGTATCCATAAGACAAATTCATTTTAAAGCCTCTCAATAGATGAAATTGCCTCCTTCGAAGAAAAGAAGCACATCTCTTTTGTATTATCATGCTGTTGGCTCCCTATATCAGTGAGAGCATTCCTCACTCCTTTCCATATCTTTGATTCATGGCTGCGGTATTGaatcagtggtgtgtgtcacAAGTTAAACTGTGGGGATTGTTTAGATAGTGTGCCCTGGCCGACTTACAGATAAAACTCATAAATGGATGGCTTCTCCTCCCTCTGAATTAGGAAAAAAAAGGCCATTCATAGCTCGGGGCTTCTGTGTGTTCAGAGGCACAGGTAGACACTGAGGCCAGTGGTGTTACCGGCACTAATCCAAACCTCCAAcctgtaaacaaatacattagTGAGGAACATATTTcagcagagtcacacacacacacacacacacacacacacacacacacacacacacatacacacacacacacacacacacacacacacacacacacacacacacacacacacacacacacacacacacacacacacacacacacacacacacacacacacacatacacacacacattatcagtTGCTTACTCTGTTTCTTCTGGTTGAcgcttttcttgttttcttacACTCAGAGGGAAGCAGTCAAATATGGattcacacttagtagaatctGTCAAGTCAATGTGTCATTGTATGTGTTAATATGAGTTATAGTATGTAttgcagtcacacagacacagacacacacatatatgcacacctTTTCTCACAGGCTTgtctcaaacacgcacacctttcctctcttactcttacacactcacactcacacacacacacattttaacctCATGCtctgtcccccccaccccaccccatctaTGATACATTAGCATTCTCCAATGAGAGGAGACCATTTGGCCCTGTGTCTGAATCTGATTACTCGGGAAGTGACTCGCTACAAGATGGGGCACACTCCTGTCATCAGCATTCATCAGTAGCACCGACCGCACTGCCACTGGCAGCCGGCGTGGCAAACCAGCGCCGGATTATGCTGCCGTTCTAAACTTTGGCAGCAGCCTGTCTTCAGCTGGtgtgggaagggaggggggaggggggggcggttGGGTACAGGGTTCACtcacagcaacccccccccccccttgaaatGTCCTCCCTCTTCCAACTAGTGCAGTGCAGTCACTAACGACTCCCACACACATCAGTACGATCCATCTGGGCTCAGTGGCTGATAGGCAGGAGAGGGTGAATGTCAGtggagaggcaaagagagagaaacagagagagagagaaacagagagagagagagaggccttgtTATCTGGGTGGGTAATTGCAAGTGGAGAGTTGTAGGATCATCGGCTGACAAGTCACACTCTTTCAAGTTCTTCTGTCgctcttctgctctcctgcttgaactctcttttttttgcacaGTATTTGTCTTAATtcattctctcttgctctgtctccctttctttaaaaaaaaaatctagctTTAAATTTTGAcctctttttcactcttgtccctctcttcttagtgtctgtctgtctgtatggggATGTAtacattcctctgtgtgtgtgtgtgtgtgtgtgtgtgtgtgtgtgtgtgtgtgtgtgagctggagtgCGACGAGAAGCAGGCCcctgctgagggagagagagaaagagagacagaggcagccTTGATGGAACAGATGAGAGACAAGGGCGCCGAGCTGAGACTGATCCGATAAAAACACCAGCGCAGTGGCAGGCAGGGCTGTGAATGACACCCgacaagagagcgaaagagtagagggagagagagagagggagggagagggagagagagggagagagagagagagagagagagagagagagagagagagagagagagagagagatggaggcagacgGGCAGGGAGgcgcagaggaagagagacagacagagagaatttCTCATATCACGACGCGGATTGCCTCTCAGAGGATTATAAAATCCCGCTTTGGTCGGGACGGCCAAAAAATGatacaaacccccccccccccccttctgacAGCCAAGGGTACCTATTCACCATTCTGGGTGTCTGGGCTGCCTCGTCACAATAGCCACCTGTAAGCACAGGGGCCTGGAGCCCTAATGGACCATTCTGTGGGTAATCCTGGTCCTCTTTGTGTTCCATAATCTGACACTTGTGCAGCGTGATGAAAGAGCACGGGCTGTGGATGAGATGAGCAGACATGGCCGATGAGACAGGGAAAGGGGAGAGATGGGTTTGCCATCCTGCTGTAAGAGAGGGCAGCTCCGTTTTAGCGAGTATTGTAGTAGAggaggttaaaaaaaacatacagagaaCTGATAACtgtctccttttttccctttgcACTTGTTCACTCtttttatcctctctctctctctctctcgctctctctctcttgctctctctctctctctctctctcttttgcagcTGTATCTAATCAGATTAAACCTTGGGCCCACCAAGGGCTCTAATGCAATTGAATCTCCAGTAGCACTTTTACAGAAGAGACTTAAATTGGGTTCCCCTTGACTGGATACCTTGCTTGCTCTCTGTCACTCCGGGAGCGCTGTCCCCGCGGCGCTAAGCCCCAAATCTCCACGCCGCCGCCGACAGCACGCTCTCTCCCCCGAATCCGGGAAACGGAAAGCTCTTCCGCCGTGGTAGAAACGGAGCCCGGTTATGAGTAGCTACATGATGGCAGGCATCCTCTGACAGGTCACAATGTTGACTAGCAAGTAActtgtttgatttgatttggtaaattccgatttttttttgtttttgtttttagtggGGAACTGCAGAATAAAACATATGACGAGATATCAAAAGATCGAGATGATTTCATCCTAAAATCTAttcatatgagtgtgtttgctgaTGGATGTAGAACATAACTGCATACATGtgcactggggtgtgtgtgtgtgtgtgtgtgtgtgtgtgtgtgtgtgtacttgcacaCTGCCCAGTGTGAGCTGGTGACAGCTGGGgcctgtttgtttgcctttcctcctccacacattcacacggcagagcagagcactgaACCTGACCCTACGACAGAAAGCCCACTTCCACATTTCCATTccaccaagtgtgtgtgtgtgtgtgtgtgtgtgtgtgtgtgtgtgtgtgtgtgtgtgtgtgtgtgtgtgtgtgtgtgtgtgtgtgtgtaagagagagagggagacagaggaaaagagagcttgcatctgtgtctgtatttctgAACTGAGAGCATAGCGAAGGaatgaaatacagagagaagaagagagagcagggagggagggagggagggagggaaagagagagacagagacataaaagagagataaaaaggaGGAATAAAAAGCAGAGGGGATGAGCAATCAGCGGCGTTCTGAGCTGAAACGCAGACCCCAGCTGCCTTCCTGAGcagctgaaataaaaaaaaaaggggggaaaaatccTTAAGACAACAGAGAGCAGCCACGCGGGCTTCCTTCCTGACGTGACCAAGCCGTGAGCCGTTGCGGCCCGGTCCCATAAATCCCTCCTGATTTACGGGGCACGGGGTGCCTGACAGGCTCACACTTAACCCCCACCGCCCCAGACCAGCTGACCGCCTGGGGCCACATGTCTGGGGCAGGGGGTGGGTAGGGCTCGGCCGACCACCCCCGCTGCCCagaacacacgcatacacacacgcaccacacacatatatgcattcATGCACgcagacaaataaacacacgtacatgcctaaacaaaaacaaaaaaaacacacacacacacatgcacacacaaagaaaaaaacaataatgcacacacacaaacacacacacacacacacactcatacacacgacAATCTCTCACTGTCCCATTTTCCAAAAATCAGTCATTTTGCTATGTCCTTATTAGCCTTGTCAGACACTGTGATGTCGTCCCTCTCTTTTAATACCTGATACTGCAGAGAGGCAGCAGACTAAAGCCTTCATTCGCATGCGTTGTTTGGTTTGACATGCCAGCCTCCGCTGTGGTGTTGTTGCGGATGTGCATTcctctatgcgtgtgtgtgttgttattccGCGGTACCTTCTCTGCATGTCAGTCTGGCTTTGTAGTTGCCAGTCACTCGCAGGGGCTGAGGCTTTAATTATTTTGCGgggctctcactctctcttcccctctctctccctctctttttctctctccctcctctttcccccctctctctctcctctcctctcctcctccctgtccgtgtgattgatttgtgttttcatgtttttcgATTCGGCCGCGGAGATCTGTCACGGAGTGCGTGGTTATTACGCCGTCTTTTCCCTTCAGGTGCTCAAAAGAGCAGTGTGAGCTGACAGCTGTTAAAACACAGTtgggtttttccttctctctctctctctgtctccctttctttttttgtcaaggAGCAGATGTCactggcatgtttgtgtttccgtAGGAAATATTGAAAACTTTGTGGAACGGttgcagagaatgagagatgagCGAACATCCTCAGATGAAATGATCAgaagcatgcacacaccacacacacacacacacacacacacacacacacacacacacacacacacacacacacacacacacacactgacacacaatggCTTTCTCTCTGATGTTCATTAGTGTAAAACAAGATAAATCTGAAGCCAAACAAAGAAAAGATAATTGGTGTAATTACATCATCACACtattaatttagattaatttAGATTGCTTTATGTTTTCTTATTGGTGTTATTTCCACTCATTAGCCAACACAAAAGACCCCATTGTTCAATCATACTGGCAGGTAAAGAGTTAAAGCCCAAATTGTCATCTTCACCAAAAATATCTGTCCCTCCACTTtccctgtctttccctctctctctctctctttctttctctcccttgctctcattcccattctctttccctccctccctctctctgtcacggtCTAGTGGCAAGGTTAAGTTAAGTAAGAGTGTTCTAATAATTAGGCTGCAACTCAGGGTGCTCGGCTGTGCTTACCCAGATGTTAAAAGGCTTGTCCTCTCGTGTAGCCTCCCTGTCAGATCCCcgaacccccacccaccccaccccaccccaccagcaccaccaccaccaccatccccattccaccccccaccacaccccctGCCTCTGCCCCCAACCCGAGTGGCTAGCACTGGCCCCTGTGGCTTtgtttgtgtccctgtctgttCCTGGTCGCCTCTACATGGTCCCCTGTAAAGACAACGGCTTCTGCCCCCTCTGTCCGATGAAGGAGGACAGAGGgcagccctccctccctccctccctgcctccctcacacccaaccacccaccccctcaAAGTCAGCCCCTCTTCTGCCACATTGAAGAGAGCACAgaacaggaaagaaaaacaccCACTGTAATCATCTGTGtcaagtgtttctgtgtttgaaaGGTCGGGTGTTTTTGAGCAGCCGTTcagatgaaaaaaatattctttttcctctcatttctttttttttagcaaggaatgattttctctctctctctctctatctctctctctctctctctctctctctctctctatctctctcacttttttctcTCGGTTTCATTTCTTGAATTTGAACATTAGCATTGCCAAGGAGGTGAGGGTAAAGTAAAGTGAGCCTCAtttggctctttctctctccatcgctctctttctctctctctctctctctctctctcttgctctctctttgaGTGTAGTCTTGGGTGGCTGTTGGCAGGAGACAGCAGGTGTCtacccgcccgcccgcccgtctGCCTGGACCGTTGCTGTGTTTAAGAGCAGTGGGCTGTGCCATTGTTGCGGCATGACGCACATCAAGGATTAGCGCTTCCTGCCTGCGCTTTGTTGGCTGGCCCACTTGAATTGGACACAGATTGGTGTGCGGCCTGGGCGGCTGCAACGAGCCGCTGGATCCACTGTTAGGGAAATTAacggaggaggggggagatgagatgagatgagaggagcggAGACCAACAGCTGGGTCCCACCAGTGGATAAACAATGCGCTCTCAAACACATCACGCAACAACTCATCGACAAACACTCCACCgcagcagacacacaagcatTGATGCGCAGTGTCAAAACAATgttatgggttttttttttttttcaaaaaccaaTTTCGCATAAGGGTAACTCAATGAACTAGTTGCAGGAAAAATATTTAACATCAAGGACCTgaaagattaaaacaaaaaaaagtctcaatagcaaaacagacacagatttATAATACTTACTTTAatttatataaaacaaatatttccttCAGTTGAAGGCACACAGGGTTCTGTAGCACAAATAAACATTTACAGCAAATGGCATCTAATAGAACCAAACCAAATTGAACCAAAGTGTGCATAAATGCGTAACATTGCAACAGAAGCCCCACAGACGCAGAAAACCCTTCACCCTAATAAACCATAACAGGCATGGATTCAGTAaaaaacacaaccaaacaccACACAATCAGTGCAATTGCTCTTATGTATAAAAAAGCTCTCACTATAATTGAAATTTGCTACGCAGCGTAGTCGATTGTGTGGTTTTACAGAAGCAAAggaatttttatttaaatcaggCGATGGGAAGGCACAGAGGaatgttcttctgtgtgcaGGGATGTCCATGGACATGGaggctgtgtttttctttctacaTCCATGCAGCTGCATGGggggcctgacacacacacacacacacacatacacacatgcacatacacacacacacacacacacacacacacacacacacacacatacacacacacacacacacacacacatacacacacacatacacacacacacacacacacacacacacacacacacacacacacacacacacacacacacacacacacacaaacagacacagacacacacacacacacacacacacacacacacacacacagattctctctcatctctcccagGCCCCAGGTCAGCCCCATTCCCATGGCCCGGATTTAAGCTGTGCGGTGATGTCACTCCCCGCTATAAAACGGCGGCCAAACCGGCCCACTGAGTCCAGTAGAACTCCACAGCTGGCACCAGTTCCGTTCCACCGATGCCCTGTGGGTCACGCGGTCGGTCACAGTACCACAGGTGGTACTGCAGCAAGCCCGGGGGCCAGCCAGCACCACCACCTCgctcccattctctcttttcttttcttttttttggaccTGTTTAGTTctgggtggctggctggctggcagatCTCCTGACAGTAACAGCCCCAGACTGGGCCGGGCGTCCTGGGAGGGAGACCTCCGTCCTGTCTAATGCACATGTGCTGAAAGACTGGCCGCCCCCCCAGAGCACCCTAAGCAGCCCAGGGGATGAGGCTCTGCTCCCGCTAACAGGTTCACCACGCAgggctttccctctctcctccctccctccctccctccctccctccattctttccttttttttcttttcttttcttaccttcatttcttcttctgcttttcACACTTACCTCTGCCTCTTTTTTCGCCCTCAATCCTCTGTTCTGTctccctcatcccccccccctcactctctccatctccctccctctctctctttctccctctctctctctctctttccctctctctgcctttcaccCCCCTGTAATCTAATCTTTTCCCAGTTTGCGGGTGCAGTCTTCTGTGACAGACTTGTTTCCAAAAAGCCTGCCTAGCTAAAAgacacatatattatatatatttattacccCTCcttaaatttaaataatttaacaGGAGTGATTACGGGGGAGTGGAATGTTTTGATGTTGGTTTTGATATGCTGGAAGAAGAGATtggtggggggcagagaggggaagaaagagagggagagagagagagagagagagagagagggggattctGGGATGGCTGTCACGGCTGTTGCAGCACCTCTTCAGTGCACTGCCAAGAGCGGCTGTGTCTCATCACCACGCTTGCTAAGAAACCTCTTCAGCTCTgttagagaggaggaagaagaagaagaggagagggggaggagcacAAACCGTTAAGCTTGGAATGAAAACGAAAGCGTTTGTAAACATGCTCGCACCCTTGTGACTGTTCtcaaattattctttttttcctcccacaCTAAACGAATATTtccgcatctctctctctcttttgcgaAAGAACGCGTGAGCCACCATGCTCCATTATCTAAGAGTGTCTGAACGACTCCCCTCCTGATTGCTGCTTGTTCGGAGTCTTTCACACACTCCATACTGCTGCcggagctgacacacacacacacacacacacacacacacacacacacacacacacgcattagaAAGTGTGGCCactttctccccctttccccttcATGTCACTCTCTGTCCAAATCCGCCACCCCCCCAACCTACACCACCACGGTCCAAGGCAGCCTGATTAATTATTTAGCGGCGTGTATCATCTATTTACCTTAGTAATCCATCTGTCAGTACGCCTATTGATCCAATCTCGCATTCTAATTgtgcatcctctctctctgcagctagcTCATATTTAAATTCAATATCTGTCACTGCGCCTCTCTGTCTCGACATCGCCGTGTTTAATTGTCCGATCCCACCACCGGCTCTGGTTTGAAGGTGTGTGGCCAGAGGACCAGGTGTGTTTTAGAGAGTGAAACTTCTGTTTTGTGTCGGTGTGGCAGCCCTCTTgaaataatctctctctctctctctctctctctctctgtctgtgtgtgaggtgagggagAGTATTATTCTGAGTGTCTGTGGCTGGGAGTGAAAGTTTTTTGTGGAAGACAGGAGGAagaagacatacacagacacacagacacacacacagacacacacacacctgtgctgccAGAGTCTGTCTTGGTTAGTTTCTCCTTCGTCTTTTCCTCTTACCCCAATCACCCCcgcccctcaccccctctctcccctggggCAGTGGAGGTAACAGGCTTGTTTGTTGTGTCGATGCTGTGGTGTCAGGCAGAtaagagacgtgtgtgtggtggctggtTGCCGTGGTGGCTGGTTTCCATGGTGGTGTATGCCGAGTGACAGctctggggggtgtgtgtgtggagtggttaGGAACCTCAAGTCGTCTGGTGAAGAAGAAGCCGGTCGGCCAGTCAGCTCAGGTCCCTAAGTTTAGGGTGTTTTACACAGCGGGGGGTTAGCAAGCCAAGCAGAGCCAGCTAGGAAACTCTTAAATTGGCCACTTTATCAGCCGCCCTCCCCCTCTGCTATCATGATGGGTCATCATGCTCCTTCTCCTAACATCCTAACAAGGCTTTTGACATAATTGAATACAGTAGCCCCTGTTGGACtggagataagtgtgtgtgtatgtgtgtgcctgtgttcacatgtgtatgtgcatacatgtgtgtttcttcttgtgtatcgtgtgtgtgtgtgtgtgtgtgtgtgtgtgtgtgtgtgcaggtactgAGGTAGATGTCAGTTAGAGATGTATGATAGTAGAGTCCGGAGGTCTTATCCCTGTCTGACGGCTGCCCCTTCCTTGCCTTGCTAATCAGAGTGGACGCGTGAGAGTTCAGCATGGGGGAGCGTGTGAACGCTACAATCCGTAATCACTCACTGAGCTAATGACATCAATCAATGGCCTTTTAAAACAGCAATTTGATAATTACAATCATCAATGCTCCCTGCAGTATACATTACCGACAGCCTTCCACAGAGTGCacttgctccccctctctctcccccctctctctccatctccacattTCGCTCACCccccttcatctgtctctctctctctttctccacttctctttctccgtATCTCAGTCAATCTCCCCTTTCCACACAAATGATTctcaaaatgaacacaaattTGTCAAATTATAAAAAAGCTATTTTGGAGAGTTTTTGACAGTATTGACAGAGGCTAATGAAGATATTGTCATAATTCGGCTGCCAATCctagaaatgtttgttttacagCATCTTCTGTTGAGTGTCAGGTAATCTTCAGTCACAGAACAATGCCGTCTGTTTCCAGACACATAATTAGTCCGAGCGAGGGCTCAGGGTAGGGTtggggttgtggtgtgtgtgtgtgtgtgtgtgtgtgtgtgcgtgtgtgtgtttgtgtgtgtgtgtgtgtgtgtgtgtgtgtgtttgtgtttgtgtgtgtgtgtgtgtgtgtgtgtgtgtgtgtgtgtgtgtgtgtgtgtgtttgattatggGTCTGGCTCTTCTCCCACACTGCTGCTGATTATTACTCCGCTGGTGTAAGCAGATGCTTTGTGACACATCAAAGGCAGATGATACTCGATGGCCACACCACCTGATGGGGTAGTTGTATTttgtgggggcggggggcgcaAATCTT from Clupea harengus chromosome 25, Ch_v2.0.2, whole genome shotgun sequence harbors:
- the LOC122128543 gene encoding E3 ubiquitin-protein ligase Rnf220-like yields the protein MDLHRAAFKMETSSYMPNPLASPALMVLASTAEASRDASIPCQQRPFGVSVDKDVHMPFNNGSYTFASMYHRQGGVPPGFPNRDFPPSLLHLHHQFAPPNLDCSPISMLNHSGVGAFRPFASPSDDREAVAAAAGGYQSAFTPAKRLKGCLEADASPHLRYSDAEGKEYDFGGAHIPSGSPSGLKAVEDAGKKIFAVSGLLSDRETSSSPEDRIDRCEYPFLCLYTHATYDKCLAHICKQFTCLRTMDRPFSRSGLGLALTCYR